In Nocardia sp. XZ_19_385, the sequence AGTCATGTCGACCAAGTTAGGAGCCATCTAGGACCATTCAGGTCCTAGTTCTCTAGAATCCTGAAAACCATGACCGACACCCCCGCTCGCCTGCTGCGCCTGCTCTCCCTGCTCCAAACGCCGCGCGAATGGCCGGGCAGCGAGCTGGCCCTGCGCCTCGGCGTCACCGACCGCACCGTCCGCCGCGACATCGACCGCCTCCGCGACCTCGGCTACCCAGTCGAAGCCACTCTCGGCGCGACCGGCGGCTACCGCCTCGTAGCGGGCAAAGCCATGCCACCACTGCTCCTCGACGACGAGGAAGCCGTCGCCATCGCCGTCGGCCTGCGCACCGCCGCGGCCTCCGCCATCACCGGCATCGATGAAGCCGCGGTCCGCGCCCTCACCAAACTCGACCAGGTACTGCCCGCGAAACTCCGCCGCCGCGTCAAAGTCCTCGGCACCGCGGTGGCTCTCCCCACCGACGACGGCCCCACCGTCGACCCGGAGGTGCTCACCACCCTGGCCGCAGCCGTAACCAACACCGAGCGCGTCCGTTTCACCTACACCGGCGGCACCGCTTCCCGCCGCCACATCGAACCCCTCGGCGTAGTCAGCTCCCGCCGCCGCTGGTACCTCGTCGGCCACGACCTGGACCGCGCCGACTGGCGCATCTTCCGCGTAGACCGCATCACCACCCCCCACCCCACCGGCGCCCGCTTCACCCCCCGCCCCCTACCCGCAGCGGACGCCGCCGCTTACGTAGCGGGCCAGCGAACCGACTGGGGCACACCAGAATTCCACGTCTCGGCCACCATCCAAGCCCCAGCCCACCAGATTTCCGGCCGCCTGGGCGACTCCCCCGGCGACCTCACCCCACTCACCGCCCACTCCTGCCGCCTCGAAGCCACCCGAGACGACTCCCCAGAGTGGTTGGCCCACCGCCTGATCGCCCTGGGCGTCGACTTCGAAGTCCACGAACCCGCAGAACTCATCACCCAACTGAACGCCATCGCCACCCGCCTCAACCACGCCACCAGCCGACGCTAAGGAGCCCTGAGCGGCACACCACGGGGTTCTACTCAGCGTTTGCCTCAACCATGTACCGCTCACACGGTCAGCCGAGGGCTGCGGCGCGAACGTCTGGATGTGGATCGAGGGCGAGGCGGGCGAGGAGCTCTCGGGCGTCCCGGCCGCGGAATTTTCGGAGCGCCTCAGCGAGGACTTCGCGAACTTCGGCATTCGGATGGTCGACGAGGTATGCGAGATCGGCTGCGTCGCCACGACTTCTGGCGCCAAGGCCCCACAGCGCGCTCATGACATCGGAGTCATCCGCAGCGTCTCGGAGTTGTTGCAACAAGGCGGGTTTGGTGGGTGCGGGCGGGTCACCGAAGCGAGCGCGAATGTCAGCCGCTTTGAAGGCGCCGACGGGCAAGCAGACCGGGCAGGCGCAGGGCGGCCGACCGTGCTGATCCGGCGCATAGCGCCAGCCACTTACTTGCCGCACGTGACGAACTCGATGGATGGCGGCCGCGGGAATCGCCCGCGGGACGAAGATTTCATACCCGCGGGGGTCGTCGGCCTCGGCGATCAACGCCGACGCCGCAGCCGCAGTGGCCTCCGCACCATGCTTCGCGAAATGCCCCACGAGCACGACTTCATCGTCCGGAATCCGGAAGTCGACGGCAACGAACAGCCGCTGACCACCCCGGCGCAACTCCCGAACCCATTGGTGCGCAATCACATACGACGGCAGCATCGGCATGCAGTACACGCCGGTTCGCACACCGTAACCACTCTCCGCACGAATACCCGCACGACGAATACGCCGGACATACTTCTCCGGACTCAAATGCACGAACAACGCCATCGCCTCACACTAGGCGGTCGGAAACTCGCCGAGCCATCCCAGCATTCGGCCTCAGTAGGCGCCGAAGACGTTGTCGATGGAGCCGTAGCGGGCGGCGGCGTAATTGCAGGCGGCGGCGATGTTGGCGATGGGGTCGTAGATGTCCCAGGAGGTGCCTTCGACGTGGTAGCGCTCGAAGGTGGGGTCGATTACCTGGAGGAGGCCCTTGGAGGGGATGCCGGCGGCGGCGTTGGAGTCCCAGAGGTTGATGGCGTGGGGGTTGCCGCCGGATTCGCGGAGGATGTTGCGGTGGATGCCCTCGTAGCTGCCGGGGATGCCGTGCTTGGACAGGACGTAGAGCGCGTTCTTGATCCAGCCGTCGAGGTCGTCGGCGAAGAGCGGTTCCGGGGGCGGGAGCAGGCCGGCGAGCGGGGCCGGGAGTTGCTGGACCAAGCCCTGGACCTGGTTCTGCTGGTCCTGCGGGAGGCCCTGCTGGGCCTGTTGCGCCTGCTGCTGCAATTGCTGAGCGGGCTGCCGCAGGGGCTCCGGAACGCCGGGGACCTCGGCGGAGGCGAAGACGGGCACGGCCGAGAGGGTGACGATGACCGCGAGGGGGAACAGTTTGCGCAATGTCATGGGGACGCGATTCCTGGCTGATTCGGGTTCAGATTCCGCGGCTATAACCGGGCGCGCGGTCTGGTTTGGAAGGTCACAGAGTGGTCGCGGTAGGTGAACATAAACTTAACGGCCGGTGAACAAATGGAGCAGCCGACGGAGCGCCCCGCTCAGCGGCAGATTCCCCAGGCGAATTGAGACTTGTGTCACATCCGCGCGGCCAGCGCGAACCGGACGAAATCGCACACGGCGACGACCGGATCGGCATCGGGCGGGTACAGGCCCTGGAGCTGCCCGAGGACAGTGGCCAGCGCGATCGAGGCCAGGAGCTCGGCGGCGGTCGGGATGTCCAGGTCGTCCCGGAAGTAGCCGTGCGCGATGCCGAGCCGGAGAAAGATATCGGCGTGCGCGACCGAGCGGCCGTAGTTGTCGGACAGCCGCTGTGCGACCTCGGCGTCGATGGCCGCCGCCTTGAACGCGAGGAACAGCACCAGCTCGGAATCGTTGCGGGCGAGTTCCAGCAGCCTGCGCACCACATGGGCGATCGCCTCGACGGCCGCGTCGAGCGTCGGAGCGGGACGATCGGCCAGACCCGCCAGCGCGTAGTCGCGGAACTCGCGGAACCAGTCGTCGAACACGGCGTCGAGGATTTCGCGGCGGCTGCCGAAATAGGTGTAGAAGGAGCCGTGGCTGAGCCCGGCGTGCTCGGCGATATCGGCGGCGGACACGCCGTGGTAGCCGCGCGCCAGGATGAGCGCGCGCGCCGAGGCGACCAGCGCTCCGCGACGCGCGGCCTGCACCGCCGCGGCCCGCTCTTCGGCGGAGGTGCGCTGGGTCATGGCCGGTCTACCGCGAGCGCGCTACGGGCCATCAGCGTGGCGACAGCCATGTACCTGGTCAGTTCCGCGGGAACAACCTGTCCTGCGCGCACCACCCGGATCAGGCCGGGAATGCTCAGTGACATCAAGGTGTGCGCGTAGACCTGAGGGTTCACCTCGGCCCGTACCCAGCCCGCCGCCTGCCCCTCGGCCAGGGCGCGCGCCAGCGTCGACATCATCAGATCGGCCAGCCCGCGCAATCGCAGCAGCAGTTCGTCGTCGGCCGCCCCGGCCTCCACCATGATCAGTTTCACCAATTCCGGTTCCCGCGCGAGCAATTCAGGCAGACCGGCGCACATCCGCTGTACCCGGGCGAGCAGATCCGCCAGCGACTCGGCCGGCTCGAATAGCGGCTCGAGCTCGATCGCGGACAGCAACCGCTCGATCGAATAGTCGAAAACACTGTGCAGGATCTCGGATTTGGACGCGAAGTACCGATAGACGGTGCCGTGCCCCAGCCCGGCCTGCCGCGCGATCTCCTCGATCGTGGTGTCCTCGTAGCCCTGTGCGGCGAAGACGACGTAGGCCGCTTCGGTGATCTGCGCGCGCCGGGCCTGCGCGATACCGGGCTGCGGCGGCCGGCCGCGACCAGGTGACATGGCTTAGGGGGCGACCTTCTGTGGACCGTAATCGGTGACCTGCCAGGCGCCACCGTTCTTGGCGACGGTGACCGTCAGCAGGTTCGGCACCGAGGCCGGGTCCTTCTGCTGGACGTTCTGGGTGCGCTGGATCGCGAAAACCGTGACCCGGTACTGGTCGCCGGTCACCGAGTCGACGGCCGCGGAGACGGCGTTGCCGCTGGCTACGACCTGGGATTCGGTCATGATCTTGCCGAGGGTTTCGCGGACCTGCTTATAGCGCTCCCGCAGGGTATCGCCGGTGCCGTCGGTGACTGCGCCGAAGAAGGCGTCGAGGTTGCGATAATCGTAGGTGAGCGACCGCTTTACGTAATCGCGGGCGATCTCGGTGGCCCGCTGTTCATCCGCTGCGGCGGCCCGGAGGTCGGCGGTTTCGTTTGCGGCGGAACGCCATTGCGCACCGCAGAAGACCGCGACCACCGCGAGGATCGCGGCTACGGCGACCAGGATCGAGGACCGCCGGCCCGAATCGACGCGGTCCGCGTCGAGCGCGAGCGCGCGCGACGGAGCGGCTTCCGGCTTGCTGTCCTCCGGTTCTACGGCGTTCACGGAGTCCGATTGCGCTTCTTCGGTTTTCATAGCTGGGTCCTCACTCTCGATAGTTCGTGTCATCGCGGCTGCGGCGCGATGCTCACCCGGGCCGCGCCGCCTTCGGGGAAGGCCGCCGACAGCAGGTCCACGATGGATCCGGCGTCCACCCGGATCGGGCGCACCTGCGAGGTAGCGGGTTTCAGGACCGTCGCCAGCAGCGCGAAGTCCGGGAGCAGTTCGGTGAAGTAGTGGTCGACGCGCTGCACCAGGGGCCGCAGCGGTTCGTCCCAGATGTCGTAGGCCTCGGGCGAAATGGCGGCGATGCTGTGCAGCAGGTGGACAACAGCGGGGTCGGCACTGCTCACGGCCGATTCCAGACCGCCGAGCTGGCCGCCGCGCCCCTCGAAGTTGTCGCCCAGGGTTTGGGTGTTGTCGTAGAGCCGTCCCAGGGCAGCTTGCTTGTCGCGCAGCGTGTTCGCCATCAGCTCCAGCGCCCGCCACATGTTGCGGACCTCGGCATCGCGGCCACTCCAGCCCGCTTCGAGGGTGTTCTGAATGGAGGCCAGTTTCACCGGATCCAACTGGGCCACAATCCCGTTCATCTTGCCCAGCGCCTCGCCGACGGATTCGCTGACCCAGACCTGACCTTCCGGAATCACACTGCCGTCGCGCAGGTACGGCCCGACGGTGTCGGCGGGCCGGAAGTCGAGGTACTGCTCCCCCGCCGCGGACAGGTTCGCGATGCGCACCTCGCTGTTCACCGGAATCTTGTAGCGCGCATCGAGTTCCACCCGAACCGCGAGACCGGTTGCGGTGGTATCGATTCCGCGCACCCGCCCGATCGGCATGCCGCGCAGATTCGCCTGCGAGGTCTTCATCAGCCCGCCGGAGGTCGCGATCTCTACCCGCACCACATAGGTCTCCCGGCGCGGATCCAGTTCCAGCACACCGAGAGTCAGGTAGGCGGCACCGACCAAGGTCAGCACCAGCAGCATGGCCAGGGATACAGAGGCGGGAATCTTCATGGCACCAGTCCGATCGATCGCAGCACGGTGACCAATTCGTCGGCCCGCGCTTCCGGGGAACCACCGTCTACCACCCGGATGTTCGGCGGCGCGCTGAAGAACGGAACGAGCTTGTCGCGCAACAGCTTGCGGAAGGCGTCCAGGTTCGCCGGGACACTGGTGTCGGCGTTGGCGATGGTGAGCAAGCTGGGCGTGATCACCGAGATGATGCCGCGCACGTCTTCCTCGACCGGGAACAGCAGCGTCCCCAGCTGCACCGCGAACGGTTTGATGGTCAGAATCAGCGCGACGACGCTGAACACCAGCTCACCGAGCCCGGCGATGCGGGCGGGTCCCTCGGTCAGCACCCGGTCGACATCGTTCTTACGCGACTCCAGCGTGATCGACACCTCGGCGGCCGCGGCGAGAATGCGGTCCAGGTCGGCGGTGTTGGCCGCCAGGTCATCCAGTGCCAGCCGCCCGGCCCGGGTAATGCGCTCGATCTCGGCCGGGTCCTCCGGGAAGGCCGCGTTCACCTTGTTCACCAGCTCGGCGACATCGGTGATGGTGCCGCCGGTGACGACCGTGGACAGCCCGCGCACCAGGGCCTCGACATTGGTCGCGGGCAAGGTCTGACCGACGGGGATGGTGTCGCCGCCGGCCAGATACGGGCCGCCGGATCCGCGTGGGGGCTGCAATGCGACGAAGATGTCGCCCAGGATCGTGCTCTGCCGCAGTTCTGCGGTAGTCGACTTCGGCAGCCGCACACCGGCTTTCAGGTCGACGGTCGCGATGGCGAGGTCGCCGTGCAGCGCCACGTCGGTGAGCACGCCGACGTCGATGCCGTCCGCGACCACCTTGGCTTTCGCGGGCAGATTCAGCACACTCGCGAATTCGATTCGGATGGAATACTTTTCGCCCTCGACGTAGGTGCCGCGGATCGGAATATCGGTGGGATCGAACCCGCAACCGGCCAGGACCAGCAGCACACCCAGCAGGATGATCCGTAGTCGTCTCATCGCGGGGCCTCCTGGCTGGGCAATTTCGCGGCCAGCGGCGGCAGTGCCGCGAGCAGGTCACCGATGCCGCCGGCCAGCGGCGGCAGGGTGTTGTGGCTGAACGGCACGAACTGCTCGTCCAGGAACCGGTAGGACTGCTCGTCGTACTTGGCGACGTTGCGCACCAGCACCGGCAGGAACTCCCGGGCCAGATCCACCGAATTCGCCAGGCCCTCCGCCATTCCGGCGAGGGCGAGCAGCCCGCCCCGCAGGTGGTCGAGCACCTTGGCCATATCCGGCCAGTTCGTGACGAACATGGTGGTCAGCGCGTCCAGGTTGTCGATCAGGTCGCGAACCTGGGCGTCCTTGCCGACCGGGTCGGCCAGCACCGTCGACATGCGTTCCAGCAGCTGGTTGAACTGCGGCCCGGTGCCCGCCATCGCCTGGTCCGCGTGCGCGACCAGATTCGCCAGCCCCTGGTCGCTCTCGCTGCCCGCGAGGATGTCGTTGGACAGCGCGCCGATGGCGTCGAAGGCGGCGCTCACACCCAGCGGAGTTCGGGTCCGGGACAGCGGAATGCATTCGGAGCCGGTGAATTTCGGCCCGCCCGAGTACGCCTTGCTGAGCTCCACGCGCCGATCGGTGACGATCGAACTGGACATGGTGGCGGCGCCCACATCGGCGGGCAGGGCGATGTCGGCGCGGACTTCCATCCGCACCAGCATTCGGTCGCCTCGCGGTTCGATGGCCTCGATCTCGCCGATGTCGACGCCGAGCAGGGTCACGTGATTGCCCGGATACAGCCCTGCGGTGTCGGTGAATTCGGCACACAGCGCGGTCATGCGGTGCGGCACAACACGTTCGGTCACGTCGGTGACGAGCGCGCAGCCGCTCACGGCAGCCGTCGCGATGATTGCCGTGCCGCTCATCAGCATTCGCCTGAGCATCAGCACCCCCGGATCGGTGTCGGCACGCACAGGCCGGGTTCCGCCACCACGGGCTGCGCATCGGCAATCCCGAGCATCGGTGTGACTGTGGTGATGAATCCGCGCAAGGTTTCGATCACCGTGCGCAGCTGGTTCGGGTCGGCCCACACCTTCTGGAAAGCCTGCTCCAGCTGGGTGACCGCGGGTTCCACGCCGTCGCCGTAGGCGACCAGGGGCCGGTGCAACACCGCGAGGGCACGGGTCAGCAGGTCGAATGCGGCTACCAGTTCGCCCTGGTTGCGGTCGAGCTTGTCGGCGATCAGCCCCAGCTGGCCCACGAACTCGGCGAGCACCGCCTTGTCCCGGGCGGTCGCACCGACATATTCGCCGGACACCTGCACCGCCTTGTCCAGCTGGCCGGACCGCTGCGCCAGCACGCCCGCGAGATCGTTGACAGCGCCGAGGATCTGACGCACCGCCTCCGGCTGCCCCGCCAAGCCACGGTCGATCTCGAGCATGGTGTCGCGCAGGGTTTTACCGTTGGCTTTCCGCAAGCCCGGAGTGACCGCCTCGAAGATGTCGGTCAGCTCGAACGGCGTGCGGGTACGTTCCGCCGGAATGTGTTTGTCGCCCAGGTCATTCGCGCCCTTGGACTCCAACGCCAGGTAGTGCCCGCCGATCGGCGTCAGCAGCTTCACCTCGGCGGTGCTCAGGTCGCCGAGCCGCACTGAGCGGTCGACGCCGAACACCACTTCGACGTGATCGCCGACCAGGTCGACGGTCTGCACCTTGCCGACCTTGATGCCCGCGATGCGTACCTCGTCACCGCTGCGCGCGCCACCGGTATGGCGGAATTCCGCGATATAGGTCTGCTCGCCGAAGGGGACGAGGTACGCCACCGCGGATCCCACCAGTGCGAGGACGGTCAATGCCGCCCCCGCGATACCGATCTTGGCGTCTCGGCTGATCGCGCTGAATAGTTTCGTCATCGGCAGATCACCAGCGCTTGGTTGCCGAGGACGACCGCGCCGATCCCCGGGAGCTCCGCCTGCCCTCGCGAACAGTCATAGGCGCGCTGCTGGCCGGGCAGATTGTTGTTGAGGCCGGTGAGCAGTCCGGGCATCAGCGCGAGGATGTCGGTCAGCTGGTCGGTGTGCGGAGTCAGCCTGCGCAGCATCGCGTCCAGCGGCAGGTAGCTGTCGTCATACGCCGCTTGCCCCTGTTCCAGTAGCGAGACCAGCGGGCGCAGGGTCTTGTTGGTGGTGATCGCGGTATCTACCAATTGGTCTGCCTTGCCACTGAATTGGGAGACCAGACCGGTGAGCTGCTTGACCAGCTCGCCCACCTGCCCGGATTTCCCGCCGATCTGATCGGAGATCTGGCCGAGGTTGTGGATCAGCAGGATGATCACCGATTCCCGATTGCGGGCGTAGCGAGTGAGGGTGTCGAGATCGGCGAGTACCGGCGCGATTCCCGCGCCGTCCCCGTTCAGCACCCGGAGCATGTTCTCGCCCAACCGGTTCAGCGCGTCCGCGTCCAATGTCTGGAACATCGGCTGGAACCCGTTGAACAGGTCCGAGACATCGAAGCTGGGAAGGGTGCGCTCCAGCGGAATCATCGAACCGGCGGGGAGTCGGATGCCTGCCGAATCCTGCTGCTCCAGTTCGACATACCGTTGTCCGAGCAGGTTCTGGTAGCGCACCGCGGCGGTGGTGTCGCCGAAGATCGGCCGGTCACCGAGCACCGTGAAGCGCACCTTGGCGGCACCGTTGTCCAGGTCCACCGACAGCACCGTGCCGACCGCGACACCGGCCATGCGCACGTCGTCTCCGGCGTAGAGCCCCGAGACATCGGTGAAAGTCGCCGCATAGGCGACTTTGTCGCCGGGTACCGTCGGCCGCAGCGCCGCGACGATGATCGAGGCGAACGCCGCGATGATCATCCCGAAGATGATCAGGCGCACGAGAGCGCCGCGCACACTGATCATTTCGTGCCACCGCCGCTCAATTCGACCTGCAGCTGCGGCTTTCCGTCGACGATCGGAAACGCGCTGCCGATATTCAGGATCAACTCGTCGATCCGGTTGTAGGCGGGCGCGATACTGCCGATCGAGGCGGCCAGCGGAATGAGCAGGTCGAGCACACCGTCGATCACGGTCGCCAGGTTCGGATTGTGTTTGCCCAGAATGTCGGTCACCCCTTCGATCACCACGTGCTGCAATCCCCCGATGGCAAGCCGGGTGTGTGCCCGATTCACCGGATCGGCGTAGTAGGTGCTGTTGTCGAAGATGTCGCCGAGCAGCGCGACCAGCGCGGGCGCGGATTGCCGCAGCCCGTCGGAGTTTTCGGCGCCGATGTGCAGGTAGCGGCTGATCGGGCTGCGCTGCCGGTCGGCGAGCATGCGCGCGAACTCCAGCAGTTGTGCCGTGACCGGCCCGATGGAGTCCGAGCTTTCGGCGAGGAAGTCCGAAATGCGTTCCAGCTGTTCCGAATCGACGAGGGCCAGCAGCTGTCCGGCCCGGCGCAGTACGCCGGTGACGGTCGCGTTGGCGCTGTCGGCCCCGATGGTCAGCGTCGTACCGGAGCGCAGCGGGTCACCCGCGCCCGCGGTGACCAGCTCGATCGCGGTGGAGCCGAACACATTCGACGACGCGAAACGGGCGGAGACATTGTCGGTGAGCACCCGCGCCTGCTCCGGATCCAGCCGCAGACCGATCCGCTGGCGACCCGGCGCCCCGATCTCCACCCCGGATACCGTGCCGATTTCCAGCCCGCGGAACTTCACCTGCGCACCCGGCGCGAGCCCCTCGCCGATGGTCGCGGCGTCGATCGTCAGCTCGAAGCTGTCCTCGAAACCGCCTTGCGCGTACTGCGTTATCGCCACGGTGGCCAGCACGCCGACGACGGCGACCACCGCGCCGCGTAGTCGCAGCCCGAGCCGGCCCACCGAACGCCCCGAATGATCTTTGAACACAGCCATCGTCGCGCTACCCCGAGATCCGTACGCCGGAGTCCAGGCCCCAGAA encodes:
- a CDS encoding MlaD family protein, with translation MSGTAIIATAAVSGCALVTDVTERVVPHRMTALCAEFTDTAGLYPGNHVTLLGVDIGEIEAIEPRGDRMLVRMEVRADIALPADVGAATMSSSIVTDRRVELSKAYSGGPKFTGSECIPLSRTRTPLGVSAAFDAIGALSNDILAGSESDQGLANLVAHADQAMAGTGPQFNQLLERMSTVLADPVGKDAQVRDLIDNLDALTTMFVTNWPDMAKVLDHLRGGLLALAGMAEGLANSVDLAREFLPVLVRNVAKYDEQSYRFLDEQFVPFSHNTLPPLAGGIGDLLAALPPLAAKLPSQEAPR
- a CDS encoding YafY family protein, with protein sequence MTDTPARLLRLLSLLQTPREWPGSELALRLGVTDRTVRRDIDRLRDLGYPVEATLGATGGYRLVAGKAMPPLLLDDEEAVAIAVGLRTAAASAITGIDEAAVRALTKLDQVLPAKLRRRVKVLGTAVALPTDDGPTVDPEVLTTLAAAVTNTERVRFTYTGGTASRRHIEPLGVVSSRRRWYLVGHDLDRADWRIFRVDRITTPHPTGARFTPRPLPAADAAAYVAGQRTDWGTPEFHVSATIQAPAHQISGRLGDSPGDLTPLTAHSCRLEATRDDSPEWLAHRLIALGVDFEVHEPAELITQLNAIATRLNHATSRR
- a CDS encoding MlaD family protein, with protein sequence MISVRGALVRLIIFGMIIAAFASIIVAALRPTVPGDKVAYAATFTDVSGLYAGDDVRMAGVAVGTVLSVDLDNGAAKVRFTVLGDRPIFGDTTAAVRYQNLLGQRYVELEQQDSAGIRLPAGSMIPLERTLPSFDVSDLFNGFQPMFQTLDADALNRLGENMLRVLNGDGAGIAPVLADLDTLTRYARNRESVIILLIHNLGQISDQIGGKSGQVGELVKQLTGLVSQFSGKADQLVDTAITTNKTLRPLVSLLEQGQAAYDDSYLPLDAMLRRLTPHTDQLTDILALMPGLLTGLNNNLPGQQRAYDCSRGQAELPGIGAVVLGNQALVICR
- a CDS encoding TetR/AcrR family transcriptional regulator codes for the protein MSPGRGRPPQPGIAQARRAQITEAAYVVFAAQGYEDTTIEEIARQAGLGHGTVYRYFASKSEILHSVFDYSIERLLSAIELEPLFEPAESLADLLARVQRMCAGLPELLAREPELVKLIMVEAGAADDELLLRLRGLADLMMSTLARALAEGQAAGWVRAEVNPQVYAHTLMSLSIPGLIRVVRAGQVVPAELTRYMAVATLMARSALAVDRP
- a CDS encoding HEAT repeat domain-containing protein is translated as MALFVHLSPEKYVRRIRRAGIRAESGYGVRTGVYCMPMLPSYVIAHQWVRELRRGGQRLFVAVDFRIPDDEVVLVGHFAKHGAEATAAAASALIAEADDPRGYEIFVPRAIPAAAIHRVRHVRQVSGWRYAPDQHGRPPCACPVCLPVGAFKAADIRARFGDPPAPTKPALLQQLRDAADDSDVMSALWGLGARSRGDAADLAYLVDHPNAEVREVLAEALRKFRGRDARELLARLALDPHPDVRAAALG
- a CDS encoding MlaD family protein → MKIPASVSLAMLLVLTLVGAAYLTLGVLELDPRRETYVVRVEIATSGGLMKTSQANLRGMPIGRVRGIDTTATGLAVRVELDARYKIPVNSEVRIANLSAAGEQYLDFRPADTVGPYLRDGSVIPEGQVWVSESVGEALGKMNGIVAQLDPVKLASIQNTLEAGWSGRDAEVRNMWRALELMANTLRDKQAALGRLYDNTQTLGDNFEGRGGQLGGLESAVSSADPAVVHLLHSIAAISPEAYDIWDEPLRPLVQRVDHYFTELLPDFALLATVLKPATSQVRPIRVDAGSIVDLLSAAFPEGGAARVSIAPQPR
- a CDS encoding transglycosylase SLT domain-containing protein, whose protein sequence is MTLRKLFPLAVIVTLSAVPVFASAEVPGVPEPLRQPAQQLQQQAQQAQQGLPQDQQNQVQGLVQQLPAPLAGLLPPPEPLFADDLDGWIKNALYVLSKHGIPGSYEGIHRNILRESGGNPHAINLWDSNAAAGIPSKGLLQVIDPTFERYHVEGTSWDIYDPIANIAAACNYAAARYGSIDNVFGAY
- a CDS encoding TetR/AcrR family transcriptional regulator, encoding MTQRTSAEERAAAVQAARRGALVASARALILARGYHGVSAADIAEHAGLSHGSFYTYFGSRREILDAVFDDWFREFRDYALAGLADRPAPTLDAAVEAIAHVVRRLLELARNDSELVLFLAFKAAAIDAEVAQRLSDNYGRSVAHADIFLRLGIAHGYFRDDLDIPTAAELLASIALATVLGQLQGLYPPDADPVVAVCDFVRFALAARM
- a CDS encoding MlaD family protein, yielding MTKLFSAISRDAKIGIAGAALTVLALVGSAVAYLVPFGEQTYIAEFRHTGGARSGDEVRIAGIKVGKVQTVDLVGDHVEVVFGVDRSVRLGDLSTAEVKLLTPIGGHYLALESKGANDLGDKHIPAERTRTPFELTDIFEAVTPGLRKANGKTLRDTMLEIDRGLAGQPEAVRQILGAVNDLAGVLAQRSGQLDKAVQVSGEYVGATARDKAVLAEFVGQLGLIADKLDRNQGELVAAFDLLTRALAVLHRPLVAYGDGVEPAVTQLEQAFQKVWADPNQLRTVIETLRGFITTVTPMLGIADAQPVVAEPGLCVPTPIRGC
- a CDS encoding MlaD family protein, encoding MAVFKDHSGRSVGRLGLRLRGAVVAVVGVLATVAITQYAQGGFEDSFELTIDAATIGEGLAPGAQVKFRGLEIGTVSGVEIGAPGRQRIGLRLDPEQARVLTDNVSARFASSNVFGSTAIELVTAGAGDPLRSGTTLTIGADSANATVTGVLRRAGQLLALVDSEQLERISDFLAESSDSIGPVTAQLLEFARMLADRQRSPISRYLHIGAENSDGLRQSAPALVALLGDIFDNSTYYADPVNRAHTRLAIGGLQHVVIEGVTDILGKHNPNLATVIDGVLDLLIPLAASIGSIAPAYNRIDELILNIGSAFPIVDGKPQLQVELSGGGTK
- a CDS encoding MlaD family protein translates to MRRLRIILLGVLLVLAGCGFDPTDIPIRGTYVEGEKYSIRIEFASVLNLPAKAKVVADGIDVGVLTDVALHGDLAIATVDLKAGVRLPKSTTAELRQSTILGDIFVALQPPRGSGGPYLAGGDTIPVGQTLPATNVEALVRGLSTVVTGGTITDVAELVNKVNAAFPEDPAEIERITRAGRLALDDLAANTADLDRILAAAAEVSITLESRKNDVDRVLTEGPARIAGLGELVFSVVALILTIKPFAVQLGTLLFPVEEDVRGIISVITPSLLTIANADTSVPANLDAFRKLLRDKLVPFFSAPPNIRVVDGGSPEARADELVTVLRSIGLVP